One part of the Populus alba chromosome 18, ASM523922v2, whole genome shotgun sequence genome encodes these proteins:
- the LOC118059413 gene encoding uncharacterized protein, whose translation MAFRGKEMMKKIMSKIGGEKNLAPGVKQALKKAIPNSKVVMNRAKRGLFAGRHIQFGNQISEDGGNKSRRSWKPNVQDKRLFSYILDRHVRVKVTTHAIRCIDKAGGIDEYLLKTPYHKMDTEMGILWKAKIEKLYEELGNMEVVFFTPEAEAELDQDFKDMRLEQREARKQLRRQIYGWSDKRKQIEEQQKEDLDKQKQIEEQQEDLNPNSWGGNSHDIFNSRGSSYY comes from the exons ATGGCTTTTAGAGGGAAGgaaatgatgaagaaaataatgtcaaaaataGGAGGAGAGAAGAACTTGGCTCCTGGCGTTAAACAAGCTCTCAAAAAAGCAATTCCTAATAGCAAAGTTGTCATGAATCGAGCCAAACGTGGCCTTTTTGCTGGTCGTCATATCCAGTTCGGTAATCAAATTAGTGAAGATGGAGGTAACAA GAGTAGGAGAAGTTGGAAGCCAAATGTTCAGGATAAGAGACTGTTTAGTTACATCCTAGACCGCCATGTTCGAGTCAAAGTCACAACTCATGCTATCCGTTGCATAGACAAGGCAGGAGGGATTGATGAGTACCTGCTCAAGACTCCTTATCACAAAATGGACACAGAAATGGGCATCTTGTGGAAAGCCAAGATTGAGAAGCTATATGAAGAGCTTGGGAACATGGAGGTGGTTTTCTTTACACCTGAAGCTGAAGCCGAGTTGGATCAGGACTTCAAAGATATGAGGCTAGAGCAGCGGGAGGCTCGCAAGCAATTAAGAAGGCAGATATATGGTTGGTCAGACAAACGGAAGCAGATTGAAGAACAACAGAAAGAAGATCTGGACAAACAGAAGCAGATTGAAGAACAACAGGAAGATCTGAACCCTAACAGTTGGGGAGGAAATTCACATGATATTTTCAACAGTCGGGGATCTAGTTATTATTAA
- the LOC118059414 gene encoding pathogenesis-related protein PRB1-3 yields the protein MEVRALFSCRALGTFLLFFCSFPLLSVSDSTHENSPKLLSRRLLTTTPRNIVKQYLVPHNLERAKLGLPPLRWSKKLANFASSWAHRRREDCALIHSNSDYGENLFWGSGKDWKPGDAVATWAEEKGDYTYKTNRCAHNKDCLHYTQIVWRQSLKVGCARVACRSGDTFITCNYDPHGNVIGQKPF from the coding sequence ATGGAAGTTAGAGCCTTGTTTTCATGTAGGGCATTAGGAaccttcctcctcttcttctgttCTTTCCCTTTGCTCTCTGTGTCAGACTCAACTCATGAAAACTCCCCTAAACTTCTTTCAAGACGTTTATTAACCACAACGCCTCGTAACATAGTGAAACAATATTTAGTACCCCACAACCTTGAGAGAGCAAAGCTAGGACTCCCTCCTCTTAGATGGAGCAAGAAGCTTGCAAATTTTGCTTCATCCTGGGCTCATCGGCGACGAGAAGATTGTGCGTTGATTCATTCGAATAGCGATTACGGCGAGAATTTGTTTTGGGGCAGTGGCAAGGACTGGAAACCTGGGGATGCTGTTGCTACTTGGGCTGAAGAGAAAGGTGACTACACCTACAAGACAAATAGATGTGCTCACAACAAGGATTGCCTCCATTACACCCAGATAGTTTGGAGGCAAAGCTTGAAGGTTGGTTGTGCAAGAGTTGCTTGCAGAAGTGGAGATACATTCATCACATGTAACTACGATCCTCATGGCAATGTCATAGGCCAAAAGCCCTTCTGA
- the LOC118059416 gene encoding F-box protein AFR, producing MADLSENQEKTEEKHVEPLIPGLPDEVAELCLLYLPYPYQALVRSVSSSWNRAITDPAFLVSKKSLSLSLPHVFVLAFHKSTARIQWQALDPRSGRWFVLPPMPCPKTVCPPAFACTSLPRQGKLLVLGGMRSDTETSMDSTFIYRSSTNQWSIGSPMLTPRSFFATGNVKGKIIAVGGSASGISDSITAVECYNSENGKWGPAAKMRMGLARYDSAVVGNRMYVTEGWTWPFMFSPRAGIYDADKDTWQEMSNGMREGWTGLSVVLGDRLFVISEHGDCPMKVYVPDLDTWQYVGGDRFPREAMQRPFAVNGVEGKVYVVSCGLNVAVGSVYEADKGEFCVKWQVLVAPRAFHDFAPSNCQVLYA from the coding sequence ATGGCAGATTTGagtgaaaatcaagaaaaaaccgAAGAGAAACACGTTGAGCCTCTGATTCCAGGGTTGCCCGATGAGGTAGCAGAGTTATGTCTTCTCTACCTTCCATATCCTTACCAAGCTTTGGTACGTTCAGTCTCTTCATCATGGAACAGGGCAATAACAGACCCTGCTTTTCTTGTCTCCAAGAAATCTCTGTCCCTCTCCTTGCCGCATGTCTTCGTGCTGGCATTTCATAAATCAACGGCCAGGATCCAGTGGCAGGCTTTGGACCCTCGATCTGGCCGTTGGTTTGTCCTACCCCCCATGCCTTGCCCGAAGACTGTTTGCCCACCAGCGTTTGCATGCACCTCATTGCCACGTCAAGGGAAACTATTGGTTTTGGGTGGGATGCGGTCGGATACAGAGACTTCAATGGACAGCACCTTTATCTACCGTTCATCTACGAATCAATGGTCCATAGGGTCCCCGATGTTGACCCCGCGATCGTTCTTCGCCACCGGGAATGTTAAGGGCAAGATCATAGCCGTTGGTGGTAGTGCGTCCGGGATAAGCGACTCAATCACAGCCGTTGAGTGTTACAACTCAGAGAATGGGAAGTGGGGCCCAGCTGCTAAAATGCGCATGGGGCTAGCTAGGTACGATTCAGCTGTGGTAGGCAACAGAATGTACGTGACGGAAGGGTGGACGTGGCCCTTCATGTTCTCACCAAGAGCAGGGATCTACGACGCCGACAAGGACACGTGGCAAGAGATGAGTAATGGGATGAGGGAGGGGTGGACGGGACTGAGCGTGGTGCTCGGCGATAGGTTGTTTGTGATATCAGAGCACGGTGACTGCCCGATGAAGGTGTACGTCCCTGATCTCGACACGTGGCAGTACGTGGGCGGGGACAGGTTCCCCAGAGAGGCAATGCAGAGGCCCTTCGCCGTGAACGGAGTGGAAGGGAAAGTGTATGTGGTGTCCTGTGGGCTGAACGTGGCAGTAGGAAGTGTGTACGAGGCAGACAAAGGAGAGTTTTGTGTGAAATGGCAAGTCTTGGTCGCCCCAAGAGCTTTTCATGACTTTGCTCCTTCGAATTGTCAGGTGCTTTATGCCTAA